From a region of the Anaeromyxobacter sp. genome:
- a CDS encoding NAD(P) transhydrogenase subunit alpha, with translation MNADLIQIYVFVLAGFVGFFLITKVPALLHTPLMSATNAISAISLVGSLVLAGATDRGHLSTILGFIAVTSATINVVGGFIITDRMLKMFKRGDKKGPTT, from the coding sequence ATGAACGCCGACCTGATCCAGATCTACGTCTTCGTGCTGGCCGGCTTCGTCGGCTTCTTCCTCATCACCAAGGTGCCGGCGCTGCTGCACACACCGCTCATGTCGGCCACCAACGCCATCAGCGCCATCTCGCTGGTGGGCTCGCTGGTGCTGGCGGGCGCCACCGACCGGGGCCACCTCTCCACCATCCTGGGCTTCATCGCCGTCACCAGCGCCACCATCAACGTGGTGGGCGGGTTCATCATCACCGACCGCATGCTCAAGATGTTCAAGCGCGGCGACAAGAAGGGGCCCACCACGTGA
- a CDS encoding NAD(P)(+) transhydrogenase (Re/Si-specific) subunit beta, with protein sequence MTARLVFMEAAYLLSSVLFILGLKSLTVPDKARRGMQLAALGMLLAIVGTLVHRDIVSYGWILAGLALGTLIGYPMGVYVPMTAMPQRIAISHMFGAVAATLVGVAEYSHLNGIGQLGRWQMAALGFEVLFGALTITGSLMAFGKLQELLPGRPITFKGQNVLSVALIGAGLGLMIWLVVAPYNPVAFYAMVVLGLVFGVSLVLPIGGADMPVVISLLNSYAGLASSATGFAIGNNVLIIAGALDGASGFILSIVMSKAMNRSFGNVLFGAFGAPPPPSAQGASDQTVRSITAEDAAMQLAFARLVIVVPGYGMAVAQAQHQVREMAALIEKNGGTVLYAIHPVAGRMPGHMNVLLAEADIPYDRLKEMEEINDEFKNADVALVIGANDVVNPAARSDKSSPIYGMPILDVDQAKQVIVLKRSMSPGFAGIENQLFYAENTALLFGDAKASLAKLVHEIKQA encoded by the coding sequence GTGACCGCCCGTCTGGTCTTCATGGAGGCGGCCTACCTCCTCTCCTCGGTCCTCTTCATCCTCGGCCTCAAGAGCCTCACCGTCCCGGACAAGGCCCGCCGCGGCATGCAGCTGGCGGCGCTGGGCATGCTGCTGGCCATCGTCGGCACGCTGGTCCACCGGGACATCGTCTCCTACGGCTGGATCCTGGCCGGGCTGGCCCTGGGCACCCTCATCGGCTACCCCATGGGCGTCTACGTGCCCATGACGGCCATGCCGCAGCGCATCGCCATCAGCCACATGTTCGGGGCCGTGGCCGCCACGCTGGTGGGGGTGGCCGAGTACTCCCACCTGAACGGGATCGGCCAGCTGGGCCGCTGGCAGATGGCGGCGCTGGGCTTCGAGGTGCTCTTCGGCGCCCTCACCATCACCGGCAGCCTGATGGCCTTCGGCAAGCTGCAGGAGCTCCTGCCGGGCCGCCCCATCACCTTCAAGGGCCAGAACGTCCTCTCGGTGGCGCTCATCGGCGCCGGGCTGGGGCTGATGATCTGGCTCGTCGTCGCCCCGTACAACCCGGTGGCCTTCTACGCCATGGTGGTCCTCGGCCTGGTCTTCGGCGTCTCGCTGGTGCTGCCCATCGGCGGCGCCGACATGCCGGTGGTCATCTCGCTGCTCAACAGCTACGCCGGCCTGGCCTCCTCGGCCACCGGCTTCGCCATCGGCAACAACGTGCTGATCATCGCCGGCGCGCTCGACGGGGCCTCCGGCTTCATCCTCTCCATCGTCATGTCGAAGGCCATGAACCGGTCCTTCGGCAACGTGCTGTTCGGCGCCTTCGGCGCGCCGCCGCCGCCCTCGGCCCAGGGGGCCTCCGACCAGACGGTCCGCTCCATCACCGCCGAGGACGCCGCCATGCAGCTGGCCTTCGCCCGGCTGGTCATCGTGGTGCCTGGCTACGGCATGGCGGTGGCCCAGGCGCAGCACCAGGTGCGCGAGATGGCGGCGCTCATCGAGAAGAACGGCGGCACGGTGCTCTACGCCATCCACCCGGTGGCCGGCCGCATGCCCGGCCACATGAACGTGCTGCTGGCCGAGGCCGACATCCCCTACGACCGCCTCAAGGAGATGGAGGAGATCAACGACGAGTTCAAGAACGCCGACGTGGCGCTGGTCATCGGCGCCAACGACGTGGTCAACCCGGCGGCGCGCAGCGACAAGTCCTCGCCCATCTACGGGATGCCCATCCTCGACGTGGACCAGGCCAAGCAGGTCATCGTGCTGAAGCGCTCCATGAGCCCGGGCTTCGCCGGCATCGAGAACCAGCTCTTCTACGCCGAGAACACCGCGCTGCTCTTCGGCGACGCCAAGGCCTCGCTGGCCAAGCTGGTGCACGAGATCAAGCAGGCTTGA
- a CDS encoding quinone oxidoreductase yields MTTTAIRFATTGGPEVLHLEAVDLPAPGPGEVQVVHQAIGVNFVDTYHRSGLYPLPLPSGLGVEAAGLVEAVGPGVKGLERGDRVAYTSPPGAYARARNLPAERLVVLPDGVDAALAAAAFVKGLTAHMLVTRYRPARAAEPVVVTAAAGGVGQVLVQWLRAIGAEVIAVVGSEEKAEVVKALGAAHALVTPRDDVPARVRALTGGVPVVYDSVGQASFEASLDCLAPFGLLVSYGNASGPVPPVDTALLARKGSLCLARPSVFHHVARRADLEQASAALFARLADGRVAVTVGGHWPLAEAAAAHRALEARRTTGSLLLIP; encoded by the coding sequence ATGACCACCACCGCCATCCGCTTCGCCACCACCGGCGGCCCCGAGGTGCTGCACCTCGAGGCCGTGGACCTGCCGGCCCCGGGCCCTGGCGAGGTCCAGGTCGTCCACCAGGCCATCGGCGTGAACTTCGTCGACACCTACCACCGGTCGGGGCTCTACCCGCTGCCGCTGCCGAGCGGCCTGGGCGTGGAGGCGGCCGGCCTGGTGGAGGCGGTGGGGCCGGGCGTGAAGGGGCTCGAGCGCGGCGACCGGGTGGCCTACACCAGCCCCCCGGGCGCCTACGCCCGCGCCCGCAACCTGCCGGCCGAGCGGCTGGTGGTGCTGCCCGACGGGGTGGACGCCGCGCTGGCCGCGGCCGCCTTCGTGAAGGGGCTGACGGCCCACATGCTGGTGACCCGCTACCGGCCGGCCCGGGCCGCCGAGCCGGTGGTGGTGACCGCCGCCGCCGGGGGCGTGGGCCAGGTGCTGGTGCAGTGGCTGCGGGCCATCGGGGCCGAGGTCATCGCCGTGGTCGGCTCGGAGGAGAAGGCCGAGGTGGTGAAGGCGCTGGGGGCGGCCCACGCCCTGGTGACGCCGCGCGACGACGTGCCGGCCCGGGTGCGGGCCCTCACCGGCGGCGTGCCGGTGGTCTACGACTCGGTGGGCCAGGCCAGCTTCGAGGCCTCGCTCGACTGCCTGGCCCCCTTCGGCCTGCTGGTCAGCTACGGCAACGCCTCCGGGCCGGTGCCGCCGGTCGACACGGCCCTGCTGGCCCGCAAGGGCTCGCTCTGCCTGGCGCGCCCCAGCGTCTTCCACCACGTGGCGCGGCGCGCCGACCTGGAGCAGGCCTCGGCCGCGCTCTTCGCGCGCCTGGCCGACGGGCGCGTCGCGGTGACGGTGGGCGGGCACTGGCCGCTGGCCGAGGCGGCCGCGGCGCACCGGGCGCTGGAGGCCCGGCGCACCACCGGCTCGCTGCTGCTGATCCCATGA
- a CDS encoding 2-oxoacid:ferredoxin oxidoreductase subunit beta: MADHAPASPSPAAPRLNRLGLPVAEYKGGKTTLCAGCGHNAISERILEAYFDLGIPPEQVAKFSGIGCSSKTPAYFMGRSHAFNAVHGRMPSVATGALLANRTLHGVGVSGDGDTASIGIGQFVHLMRRNLPMVYVIENNGVYGLTKGQLSATADPGSILKGGAAAELPAIDTCALAIQLGASYVGRSFSGDRKQLAALLHGAVAHRGTALLDVLSPCVTFNDHQGSTKSFAWVKEHDAPLQELSFVAAFEEIAVDYDPGTTAEVTLHDGSRLRLRKLEAGYDPRDQVAAVARLMRAQAAGEVLTGLLFVDPAAPTLVDRLGLPAAPLATLPPELVRPPRQVLDAINAALR, translated from the coding sequence ATGGCCGATCACGCCCCCGCCTCGCCGTCCCCCGCCGCGCCCCGGCTGAACCGCCTCGGCCTCCCGGTGGCCGAGTACAAGGGCGGCAAGACCACCCTGTGCGCCGGCTGCGGCCACAACGCCATCTCGGAGCGGATCCTGGAGGCCTACTTCGACCTGGGCATCCCGCCCGAGCAGGTGGCCAAGTTCTCCGGCATCGGCTGCTCCTCCAAGACCCCGGCCTACTTCATGGGCCGGTCGCACGCCTTCAACGCCGTGCACGGCCGCATGCCCTCGGTGGCCACCGGGGCGCTGCTGGCCAACCGCACCCTGCACGGGGTGGGGGTCTCGGGCGACGGCGACACCGCCTCCATCGGCATCGGCCAGTTCGTCCACCTGATGCGGCGCAACCTGCCGATGGTCTACGTGATCGAGAACAACGGGGTGTACGGGCTCACCAAGGGGCAGCTCTCCGCCACCGCCGACCCGGGCTCGATCCTGAAGGGCGGCGCCGCGGCCGAGCTGCCGGCCATCGACACCTGCGCCCTGGCCATCCAGCTGGGCGCCAGCTACGTGGGGCGCAGCTTCTCCGGCGACAGGAAGCAGCTCGCGGCGCTGCTGCACGGGGCGGTGGCCCACCGCGGCACGGCGCTCCTCGACGTGCTCTCACCCTGCGTCACCTTCAACGACCACCAGGGCTCCACCAAGAGCTTCGCCTGGGTGAAGGAGCACGACGCGCCGCTGCAGGAGCTCTCCTTCGTGGCGGCCTTCGAGGAGATCGCCGTGGACTACGACCCGGGCACCACCGCCGAGGTGACGCTGCACGACGGCTCGCGGCTGCGGCTGCGCAAGCTGGAGGCGGGCTACGATCCGCGCGACCAGGTGGCCGCGGTGGCCCGCCTGATGAGGGCCCAGGCGGCCGGCGAGGTGCTGACCGGCCTGCTCTTCGTCGACCCGGCCGCGCCCACGCTGGTGGACCGGCTGGGCCTGCCCGCGGCGCCGCTGGCCACCCTGCCGCCGGAGCTGGTCCGCCCGCCGCGCCAGGTCCTCGACGCCATCAACGCCGCACTGCGATAG
- a CDS encoding 2-oxoacid:acceptor oxidoreductase subunit alpha, producing MATAAPAVNDFSLQVATANGSGSQSSNTVLLRTLFQMGIPVSGKNLFPSNIAGLPTWYTIRASKDGWVARKKELDLLVAMNPETAQEDVAALRPGTPVVFDAPLGLQAGRADLAWYPVPFDELVAPVTGEARLRKLLRNMVYVGTLARLLGLEPAEVEAAIGRVFQGKEKAVALNLAAARAGFDHAAGLARPLGFGARRLDATRGKIITDGNAAAAHGAVFGGVTVLAWYPITPSSSLAETLIESLEAHRRAPDGSPTWAVVQAEDELAAMGMVLGAGWAGARAMTATSGPGVSLMSEFAGLGYYAEIPAVVWDVQRVGPSTGLPTRTQQGDVLSTALLSHGDTQHPLLLPGSVEECFTFGHQAFDVAERLQTPVFVLSDLDLGMNQWMADPFTYPDRPMDRGKVLSQADLQRLGGFARYRDVDGDGIGWRTLPGTDHPRAAYFTRGTGHDEAAAYSEKADVYERNLLRLARKLDGARALLPAPVQSGQGAAVGVIAYGSSDPAVRESRAQLAAERGLAVDYLRVRAWPFAAAVRDFVAAHQRTYLVEQNRDGQLASLLRLDLDADLAGRLRPLPRSDGLPLDARSVTDAILSHEEA from the coding sequence ATGGCCACAGCGGCACCCGCCGTGAACGACTTCTCGCTGCAGGTGGCCACCGCCAACGGCTCGGGCTCGCAGAGCTCCAACACCGTGCTCCTGCGCACCCTCTTCCAGATGGGCATCCCGGTGTCCGGGAAGAACCTGTTCCCCTCCAACATCGCCGGGCTGCCCACCTGGTACACCATCCGCGCCTCCAAGGACGGCTGGGTGGCGCGCAAGAAGGAGCTCGACCTCCTGGTGGCGATGAACCCCGAGACGGCCCAGGAGGACGTGGCCGCGCTGCGCCCCGGCACGCCGGTGGTCTTCGACGCGCCCCTGGGGCTGCAGGCCGGGCGGGCCGACCTGGCCTGGTACCCGGTGCCCTTCGACGAGCTGGTGGCGCCGGTGACCGGCGAGGCGCGGCTGCGCAAGCTGCTGCGCAACATGGTCTACGTGGGCACCCTGGCCCGGCTCCTCGGGCTGGAGCCGGCCGAGGTGGAGGCGGCCATCGGCCGGGTCTTCCAGGGCAAGGAGAAGGCCGTGGCGCTCAACCTGGCGGCGGCGCGGGCCGGCTTCGACCACGCCGCCGGCCTGGCCCGGCCGCTGGGCTTCGGGGCGCGCCGGCTGGACGCCACCCGCGGCAAGATCATCACCGACGGCAACGCCGCGGCGGCCCACGGCGCGGTCTTCGGTGGCGTGACGGTGCTGGCCTGGTACCCCATCACCCCCTCCTCCTCGCTGGCGGAGACGCTCATCGAGAGCCTGGAGGCCCACCGGCGCGCCCCCGACGGCTCGCCCACCTGGGCGGTGGTGCAGGCCGAGGACGAGCTGGCCGCCATGGGCATGGTGCTGGGCGCCGGCTGGGCCGGGGCCCGCGCCATGACCGCCACCAGCGGCCCGGGCGTCTCGCTGATGAGCGAGTTCGCCGGCCTGGGCTACTACGCGGAGATCCCGGCGGTGGTCTGGGACGTGCAGCGGGTCGGGCCCTCCACCGGCCTGCCCACCCGCACCCAGCAGGGCGACGTGCTCTCCACCGCGCTGCTCTCCCACGGTGACACGCAGCACCCGCTGCTGCTGCCCGGCTCGGTGGAGGAGTGCTTCACCTTCGGCCACCAGGCCTTCGACGTGGCGGAGCGGCTGCAGACGCCGGTCTTCGTGCTCTCCGACCTCGACCTGGGCATGAACCAGTGGATGGCCGACCCCTTCACCTACCCGGACCGGCCCATGGACCGGGGCAAGGTGCTCTCGCAGGCCGACCTGCAGCGGCTGGGCGGCTTCGCCCGCTACCGCGACGTGGACGGCGACGGCATCGGCTGGCGCACCCTGCCGGGCACCGACCACCCGCGGGCCGCCTACTTCACCCGCGGCACCGGCCACGACGAGGCGGCCGCCTACAGCGAGAAGGCGGACGTGTACGAGCGCAACCTGCTGCGGCTGGCCCGCAAGCTGGACGGGGCCCGCGCCCTGCTGCCCGCGCCGGTCCAGAGCGGCCAGGGCGCGGCGGTGGGGGTCATCGCCTACGGGTCCTCCGACCCGGCGGTGCGGGAGAGCCGGGCCCAGCTGGCGGCCGAGCGCGGCCTGGCGGTGGACTACCTGCGGGTGAGGGCCTGGCCCTTCGCCGCGGCGGTGCGCGACTTCGTGGCGGCCCACCAGCGGACCTACCTGGTGGAGCAGAACCGCGACGGCCAGCTGGCCAGCCTGCTCAGGCTGGACCTCGACGCCGACCTGGCCGGGAGGCTGCGGCCGCTGCCGCGCAGCGACGGCCTGCCGCTCGACGCCCGCTCGGTCACCGACGCCATCCTGTCCCACGAGGAGGCCTGA
- a CDS encoding pyruvate carboxylase: protein MSIPFRRVMAANRGEIAIRIFRACNELGIQTVAIYSAEDRLSLHRYKADEAYQVGKGKAPIDAYLGIDEIVALARRLEVDAIHPGYGFLSENADFADACERNGIVFIGPTAEMQRQLGDKVAGRKAATAAGVQVVPGTAEPVLHDEEALLFARQAGYPIIVKAAGGGGGRGMRVARNQKELLEGLTSARSEAKASFGNPAVFLERYIERPKHIEVQVLGDQHGNLVHLFERDCSIQRRHQKVVEFAPSLAISAAQREAICGDALKIARSVGYRNAGTWEFLLDQEGKHYFIEVNPRIQVEHTVTEMITGRNLVQAQILVAQGKKLSDPEIAIASQADVQMRGYAIQCRITTEDPQNGFAPDYGTLKVYRSPGGAGVRLDAGSAFGGAVITPHYDSLLVKVSCWGLRFDQAAKVMDRCLAEFRIRGVKTNIPFLENVMRHSIFLGGQCDTSFIEAHPDLLRAPQKKDRGTKLLAYLAEVTVNGSPGVIKAQKPAEFHEPRIPVVDLTRPPPPGTKQLLDERGPEGLAKWALAHQGVLFTDTTMRDAHQSLLATRVRTHDLVRIAPATARLGAGLFSLECWGGATFDVAMRFLKEDPWARLAALRRAIPNVLFQMLLRGSNAVGYTNYPDNVVEKFVHEAARGGVDVFRVFDALNWTKGMTVACEAVRKEGKVLEAAICYTGDISDPTRTKYPLDYYVKLAKELERMGAHFLGVKDMAGLLKPFAAEQLIKALKQEVGIPIHLHTHDTSGVASATLLEAAKAGVDVMDAALSSLSGLTSQVNLNSMAAVLAGSRWDPKLDQAGLQQLANYWETVREHYAPFESGLKSGTAEVYRHEIPGGQYSNYKPQVAGLGLLDKWEECKDMYRKVNLLFGDLIKVTPSSKVVGDMAIFLVKSGLEPEDLFTERGVDLAFPESVVGLAKGMLGQPYGGFPKRLQEIILRGAEPITHRPGELLEPADLEAERRKASEKTGKPVDDQALASWLLYPNVYPDLVRHRDDYSDTSMVPTPIFFYGLEPGQETTVEIEPGKTLIVRLVTVGKLQPDGTRELFFELNGEGRAVTVRDQSALSGGAVRIKADRGNAAHLGAPMPGKVLKVTTKPGDVVKAGAVLMVTEAMKMETNIKAKADCTIAEVKFKEGDKVEKDDLIFVLA, encoded by the coding sequence ATGTCGATCCCCTTCCGCAGGGTCATGGCCGCCAACCGCGGCGAGATCGCCATCCGGATCTTCCGCGCCTGCAACGAGCTCGGCATCCAGACGGTGGCCATCTACTCGGCCGAGGACCGCCTCTCGCTGCACCGCTACAAGGCGGACGAGGCCTACCAGGTGGGAAAGGGCAAGGCGCCCATCGACGCCTACCTGGGCATCGACGAGATCGTGGCCCTGGCCAGGCGGCTGGAGGTGGACGCCATCCACCCCGGCTACGGCTTCCTCTCCGAGAACGCCGACTTCGCCGACGCCTGCGAGCGCAACGGCATCGTCTTCATCGGCCCCACCGCCGAGATGCAGCGCCAGCTGGGCGACAAGGTGGCCGGCCGCAAGGCGGCCACGGCCGCCGGGGTCCAGGTGGTGCCGGGCACCGCCGAGCCGGTGCTGCACGACGAGGAGGCGCTGCTCTTCGCCCGCCAGGCCGGCTACCCCATCATCGTCAAGGCGGCCGGCGGCGGCGGCGGCCGCGGCATGCGGGTGGCGCGCAACCAGAAGGAGCTGCTGGAGGGGCTCACCAGCGCCCGCAGCGAGGCCAAGGCCTCCTTCGGCAACCCGGCCGTCTTCCTGGAGCGCTACATCGAGCGGCCCAAGCACATCGAGGTGCAGGTGCTGGGGGACCAGCACGGCAACCTGGTGCACCTCTTCGAGCGCGACTGCTCGATCCAGCGGCGCCACCAGAAGGTGGTGGAGTTCGCCCCCTCGCTGGCCATCAGCGCGGCCCAGCGCGAGGCCATCTGCGGCGACGCCCTCAAGATCGCCCGCAGCGTCGGCTACCGCAACGCCGGCACCTGGGAGTTCCTCCTCGACCAGGAGGGGAAGCACTACTTCATCGAGGTCAACCCGCGCATCCAGGTGGAGCACACCGTCACCGAGATGATCACCGGGCGGAACCTGGTGCAGGCGCAGATCCTGGTGGCCCAGGGCAAGAAGCTCTCCGACCCGGAGATCGCCATCGCCAGCCAGGCCGACGTGCAGATGCGCGGCTACGCCATCCAGTGCCGCATCACCACCGAGGACCCGCAGAACGGCTTCGCCCCCGACTACGGGACGCTCAAGGTCTACCGCTCGCCGGGCGGCGCCGGGGTGCGGCTGGACGCCGGCTCGGCCTTCGGCGGCGCGGTGATCACGCCGCACTACGACTCGCTGCTGGTGAAGGTCTCGTGCTGGGGCCTGCGCTTCGACCAGGCCGCCAAGGTGATGGACCGCTGCCTGGCCGAGTTCCGCATCCGCGGGGTCAAGACCAACATCCCGTTCCTCGAGAACGTGATGCGCCACTCGATCTTCCTGGGCGGGCAGTGCGACACCTCCTTCATCGAGGCCCACCCCGACCTGCTGCGGGCCCCGCAGAAGAAGGACCGCGGCACCAAGCTGCTGGCCTACCTGGCCGAGGTGACGGTCAACGGCTCGCCCGGCGTGATCAAGGCGCAGAAGCCCGCCGAGTTCCACGAGCCGCGCATCCCGGTGGTGGACCTGACCCGGCCGCCGCCGCCCGGCACCAAGCAGCTGCTCGACGAGCGGGGCCCGGAGGGGCTGGCCAAGTGGGCGCTGGCCCACCAGGGGGTGCTCTTCACCGACACCACCATGCGCGACGCCCACCAGTCGCTGCTGGCCACCCGGGTGCGCACCCACGACCTGGTCCGCATCGCCCCCGCCACCGCCCGCCTGGGCGCCGGGCTCTTCAGCCTGGAGTGCTGGGGCGGGGCCACCTTCGACGTGGCCATGCGCTTCCTCAAGGAGGACCCCTGGGCGCGCCTGGCCGCGCTGCGCCGGGCCATCCCCAACGTGCTCTTCCAGATGCTGCTGCGCGGCTCCAACGCGGTCGGGTACACCAACTACCCGGACAACGTGGTGGAGAAGTTCGTGCACGAGGCGGCCCGCGGCGGGGTGGACGTCTTCCGGGTCTTCGACGCCCTCAACTGGACCAAGGGCATGACGGTGGCCTGCGAGGCGGTGCGCAAGGAGGGCAAGGTGCTGGAGGCCGCCATCTGCTACACCGGCGACATCTCCGACCCCACCCGGACCAAGTACCCGCTCGACTACTACGTCAAGCTGGCCAAGGAGCTGGAGCGCATGGGCGCCCACTTCCTGGGCGTCAAGGACATGGCCGGCCTGCTCAAGCCCTTCGCGGCCGAGCAGCTCATCAAGGCGCTCAAGCAGGAGGTGGGCATCCCCATCCACCTGCACACCCACGACACCTCCGGGGTGGCCTCGGCCACCCTGCTGGAGGCGGCCAAGGCCGGCGTGGACGTGATGGACGCGGCCCTCTCGTCGCTCTCCGGCCTGACCTCCCAGGTCAACCTGAACTCGATGGCGGCGGTCCTGGCCGGCAGCCGGTGGGATCCCAAGCTCGACCAGGCCGGGCTGCAGCAGCTGGCCAACTACTGGGAGACGGTGCGCGAGCACTACGCGCCCTTCGAGTCGGGCCTGAAGAGCGGCACCGCCGAGGTCTATCGCCACGAGATCCCGGGCGGGCAGTACTCCAACTACAAGCCGCAGGTGGCCGGCCTGGGCCTCCTCGACAAGTGGGAGGAGTGCAAGGACATGTACCGCAAGGTCAACCTGCTCTTCGGCGACCTCATCAAGGTGACGCCCTCCTCCAAGGTGGTGGGCGACATGGCCATCTTCCTGGTGAAGAGCGGCCTGGAGCCGGAGGACCTGTTCACCGAGCGCGGCGTCGACCTGGCCTTCCCGGAGTCGGTGGTGGGGCTGGCCAAGGGCATGCTGGGGCAGCCCTACGGCGGCTTCCCCAAGCGGCTGCAGGAGATCATCCTGCGCGGCGCCGAGCCCATCACCCACCGGCCCGGCGAGCTGCTGGAGCCGGCCGACCTGGAGGCGGAGCGGAGGAAGGCCTCCGAGAAGACCGGCAAGCCGGTGGACGACCAGGCGCTGGCCTCCTGGCTGCTCTACCCCAACGTCTACCCGGACCTGGTGCGCCACCGCGACGACTACTCCGACACCTCGATGGTGCCCACCCCCATCTTCTTCTACGGCCTGGAGCCGGGCCAGGAGACCACCGTCGAGATCGAGCCGGGCAAGACCCTCATCGTGCGGCTGGTGACGGTGGGCAAGCTGCAGCCGGACGGCACCCGCGAGCTCTTCTTCGAGCTGAACGGCGAGGGTCGCGCCGTGACGGTGCGCGACCAGTCGGCGCTCTCCGGCGGGGCGGTGCGGATCAAGGCCGACCGGGGCAACGCCGCCCACCTGGGCGCGCCCATGCCGGGCAAGGTGCTCAAGGTGACCACCAAGCCGGGCGACGTGGTGAAGGCCGGGGCGGTGCTGATGGTGACCGAGGCCATGAAGATGGAGACCAACATCAAGGCCAAGGCGGACTGCACCATCGCCGAGGTGAAGTTCAAGGAGGGCGACAAGGTCGAGAAGGACGACCTGATCTTCGTCCTGGCCTGA
- a CDS encoding hemerythrin family protein, with translation MTLEWTTALRVGVEAIDDQHQELFRRSQRLILALRGGDRGEVEPMLRYLADYVVSHFECEERWMVTAEYPGLETHRDAHRRFRDDFRELVREYQRQGPTPLMALTVHNWLADWLERHIGGADVALGRWLTERGVDLSR, from the coding sequence GTGACGCTCGAGTGGACCACCGCGCTGCGGGTCGGCGTCGAGGCCATCGACGACCAGCACCAGGAGCTGTTCCGGCGCTCCCAGCGGCTCATCCTGGCGCTGCGCGGCGGCGACCGCGGCGAGGTGGAGCCGATGCTGCGCTACCTGGCGGACTACGTCGTCTCGCACTTCGAGTGCGAGGAGCGCTGGATGGTCACGGCCGAGTACCCCGGGCTGGAGACCCACCGCGACGCCCACCGGCGCTTCCGCGACGACTTCCGGGAGCTGGTCCGGGAGTACCAGCGCCAGGGGCCCACGCCGCTGATGGCCCTGACGGTCCACAACTGGCTGGCCGACTGGCTGGAGCGCCACATCGGCGGGGCCGACGTGGCGCTGGGGCGCTGGCTCACCGAGCGGGGCGTCGACCTGTCGCGCTGA
- a CDS encoding hemerythrin family protein, translated as MIKWTPALAVGHATIDTQHQELFRRLEQLLTAMMKGDKAEIGRLFEFLGAYVVEHFGAEERLMVEHAYPEYAAHKAAHERFVADYTALKAALGAAGGGSAAVTIKVQNWCGDWLKAHIAGTDQKLAAFLGQRKA; from the coding sequence ATGATCAAGTGGACTCCCGCGCTGGCCGTCGGCCACGCCACCATCGACACCCAGCACCAGGAGCTCTTCCGCCGGCTGGAGCAGCTGCTCACCGCCATGATGAAGGGGGACAAGGCCGAGATCGGCCGGCTCTTCGAGTTCCTCGGCGCCTACGTGGTGGAGCACTTCGGCGCGGAGGAGCGGCTCATGGTGGAGCACGCCTACCCGGAGTACGCCGCCCACAAGGCGGCCCACGAGCGGTTCGTGGCGGACTACACCGCGCTCAAGGCCGCCCTGGGCGCGGCCGGCGGCGGCAGCGCGGCGGTCACCATCAAGGTGCAGAACTGGTGCGGCGACTGGCTCAAGGCGCACATCGCCGGCACCGACCAGAAGCTGGCGGCCTTCCTGGGCCAGCGGAAGGCCTGA